The Cronobacter sakazakii genome has a window encoding:
- a CDS encoding DUF3053 domain-containing protein — translation MATGKSCSRWFAPLAALLMVFSLSGCFDKEGDQRKAFVDFLQNTVMRSGERLPTLTADQKKQFGPFVSDYAILYSYSQQVNQAMDAGIRPVVDSVNSIRVPQDYMTQREALRQANGSLGVMSQQLQNAKMQADSSHASLKQADDLKPVFDKAYEKVVTGPANALQPLIPAAQTFTQQLVQVGDFIAQQGTQVGFAANGIQFPTSQQASQYNALIGPLAAQHQAFTQAYTAATNAMQ, via the coding sequence ATGGCGACAGGTAAGTCCTGCTCTCGCTGGTTCGCGCCGCTGGCGGCGTTGTTAATGGTATTCAGCCTGAGCGGGTGTTTTGATAAAGAGGGCGACCAGCGCAAAGCGTTCGTCGATTTTCTGCAAAACACGGTAATGCGTAGCGGCGAACGTTTGCCGACGCTGACCGCCGATCAGAAAAAACAGTTCGGTCCGTTCGTTTCCGACTATGCCATCCTTTACAGCTACTCTCAGCAGGTGAACCAGGCGATGGACGCCGGCATCCGCCCGGTAGTGGATAGCGTAAACAGCATTCGCGTGCCGCAGGATTACATGACCCAGCGTGAAGCGCTGCGCCAGGCCAACGGTTCGCTGGGCGTAATGAGCCAGCAACTGCAGAATGCGAAAATGCAGGCGGACAGCTCTCACGCGTCGCTTAAGCAGGCAGACGATCTGAAGCCGGTATTTGATAAAGCTTATGAAAAAGTGGTAACCGGCCCGGCTAACGCGCTGCAGCCGCTGATCCCGGCCGCGCAGACGTTCACTCAGCAACTGGTGCAGGTTGGTGATTTCATCGCGCAGCAGGGCACGCAGGTGGGCTTTGCGGCTAACGGCATCCAGTTCCCGACGTCGCAGCAGGCGAGCCAGTATAACGCGCTGATAGGCCCGCTCGCCGCGCAACATCAGGCCTTCACCCAGGCTTACACGGCCGCGACCAACGCGATGCAGTGA